One Bacillota bacterium genomic region harbors:
- the gvpO gene encoding gas vesicle protein GvpO has translation MGLEKAVTRAKNYLEQLTGLLVERVIGAGKTDQGWQVVLEAVERKAVPDLMDIIGIYEMELDVRGRLLGYERKNLRKRGETCKAE, from the coding sequence GTGGGCTTAGAAAAGGCGGTGACCAGAGCCAAGAACTATTTGGAGCAGTTGACAGGTCTACTGGTGGAAAGAGTCATCGGGGCCGGCAAGACCGACCAAGGTTGGCAGGTAGTCTTGGAGGCTGTGGAGCGCAAGGCTGTACCTGATCTAATGGATATCATCGGGATATACGAAATGGAACTGGACGTCCGCGGCAGGCTCTTAGGCTATGAGCGGAAGAATCTGCGCAAGCGGGGGGAGACCTGCAAAGCCGAGTAG
- a CDS encoding helix-hairpin-helix domain-containing protein → MRTLFGRREQLAALVLAAAIVFGLGYVYAQAKIKPPELPVLEQAGEKEQATLLVHVAGEVNAPGVYRVEGGARVVDAVEMARPLPSADLQALNLAAPLQDGQKVLVPRVRAPDAQGSVPGGSASAGAGDSRININTADRAELENLPGIGPALAERIIRYREQNGPFVSVDDLMNVSGIGEKRLEGLRDMATTY, encoded by the coding sequence GTGAGGACCTTGTTCGGACGCCGTGAGCAGTTGGCCGCCCTGGTATTGGCGGCCGCCATTGTCTTCGGTCTGGGCTATGTGTATGCTCAGGCCAAAATCAAGCCGCCCGAGCTTCCGGTTCTCGAACAGGCGGGGGAAAAGGAGCAGGCGACGCTCCTGGTCCACGTGGCCGGGGAGGTAAACGCCCCCGGCGTGTACCGGGTCGAGGGGGGCGCCCGGGTGGTGGACGCGGTGGAAATGGCCCGTCCCTTGCCTTCGGCCGACCTGCAGGCCCTGAACCTGGCCGCGCCGCTGCAGGACGGCCAGAAGGTGTTGGTGCCCCGGGTCCGGGCGCCGGATGCCCAAGGGTCGGTGCCGGGAGGCAGTGCCTCTGCCGGGGCGGGCGATTCCCGGATCAACATCAACACCGCCGACCGGGCCGAACTCGAGAATCTGCCCGGCATCGGCCCGGCCCTGGCCGAACGGATTATCCGGTACCGGGAGCAAAACGGCCCTTTCGTCTCGGTGGACGACCTGATGAACGTGTCCGGGATCGGTGAGAAACGGCTCGAAGGGCTGCGCGACATGGCCACCACCTACTAG
- a CDS encoding DNA internalization-related competence protein ComEC/Rec2 translates to MNRPLVMMAVLYGFGVFLAGHFHLYGDHLFLSVGAALTVASIAYFAVKKAAPVLILALFAVLGAAVTGLTVDRTASPLAAWDNSAVVLEGAVVRDADVRPDRVIYLLAVHEVRKGNEVMRPGGRVVVSHREPDAVYGYGDLLRTRGVLRIPVSPGNPGEFDYRAYLERQGVAFKMNVLGTGAIERIGVDRGNYVVYLALTAKERLSAGLERALEPGAAALVRGITMGVRGEIAPEMNEAFTVTGVVHILSVSGLHVGFLVGLVLVFTRLGRLDPRWTLIMVVAVLAFYAVMVGFKPPVIRASVMALLLLAAHQMGRLRDWPTALALAALVILLGNPLSLYDPGFQLSFTATWGILYLGPLIVRGLDQLAAARRLSWWKPAAGWFLAVPLAAQLGVFPLIAYYYNLISPVSLPANLVTVPLVGLIFVLGFISALLGAFLPAAAWLTGPATGALVDLFLALVKFFAGVKGAYYYVPTPPLLLVGFWYLACWGLGAFTGATPWRERWPGAAALVGGSRRRTLGMLGVGLSLVFAFLIWPTQPSGRDHLEVHFLDVGQGDCTLIRTGTGATVLVDAGGWRGEVAGEPGAGEKVVVPYLRRIGVYEINILVITHPHDDHAGGVRAVADKLKVRNVVVAPDGGREELNPAYPKLIEELKQADIPVFQVWAGDCLRVDQRTILKVLAPVFPLLSGTRSDLNNNSVVLRLDHGARSFLFAGDVEQEGQARLTLGQEVRADVLKVPHHGSGAFTPDFFRAVRPSVAVITVGRANPFGHPHPRTLEALQDLGAEVYRTDLDGAVIVRTDGHSLEIETGRERKDLRPAA, encoded by the coding sequence ATGAATAGGCCCTTGGTAATGATGGCGGTACTGTACGGATTTGGCGTATTCCTGGCCGGGCATTTCCATCTGTACGGCGACCATCTTTTTTTATCGGTGGGGGCCGCTTTGACAGTGGCGTCCATCGCTTACTTCGCCGTCAAAAAGGCGGCGCCGGTGTTGATCCTGGCGCTGTTTGCCGTTCTTGGCGCGGCGGTGACCGGGTTGACCGTCGATCGGACCGCTTCTCCGTTGGCGGCGTGGGACAACTCCGCCGTGGTTCTGGAAGGGGCGGTGGTGAGGGACGCCGATGTCCGCCCGGACCGGGTGATTTACCTCCTCGCGGTGCACGAGGTCCGAAAGGGCAACGAGGTGATGCGTCCGGGCGGGCGCGTGGTCGTCAGCCACCGCGAACCGGACGCGGTCTACGGTTACGGCGATCTGTTGCGGACCCGGGGCGTGCTCCGGATTCCGGTGAGTCCCGGCAATCCCGGGGAGTTCGACTACCGGGCCTACCTGGAGCGCCAGGGTGTGGCCTTCAAGATGAACGTGCTCGGCACGGGCGCGATCGAGCGGATCGGTGTGGACCGGGGGAACTACGTGGTGTACCTGGCCCTGACCGCCAAGGAGAGACTGTCGGCGGGGCTGGAACGGGCGCTGGAACCCGGTGCCGCCGCCCTCGTCCGGGGTATTACGATGGGTGTGCGGGGTGAGATCGCGCCCGAGATGAACGAGGCCTTCACCGTCACGGGTGTGGTGCACATCCTCAGTGTCAGCGGACTGCACGTTGGTTTTCTGGTGGGATTGGTGCTCGTATTCACCCGCCTCGGGCGCCTGGACCCGAGGTGGACCCTGATTATGGTGGTGGCGGTGCTGGCCTTCTACGCGGTGATGGTGGGGTTCAAACCGCCTGTTATCCGGGCTTCGGTCATGGCGCTGTTGCTGCTCGCCGCCCACCAGATGGGACGCCTGCGGGACTGGCCCACCGCCCTGGCGCTGGCCGCGCTGGTGATCCTCCTCGGGAACCCCTTGAGCCTTTACGACCCCGGTTTTCAGCTTTCCTTCACCGCCACCTGGGGGATCCTGTACCTGGGACCCTTGATCGTCCGCGGTCTCGACCAGCTGGCGGCGGCCCGGCGCCTTTCCTGGTGGAAACCGGCCGCCGGTTGGTTCCTGGCCGTGCCGCTGGCCGCCCAACTGGGCGTCTTCCCTCTGATCGCGTATTACTACAATCTGATTTCCCCGGTATCGTTGCCGGCCAACCTGGTGACGGTACCACTGGTCGGGCTGATCTTTGTGCTCGGTTTCATCAGCGCCCTGCTCGGCGCCTTCCTGCCGGCCGCCGCCTGGCTAACCGGACCGGCCACCGGGGCCCTGGTCGATCTTTTCCTGGCCCTGGTCAAGTTCTTTGCGGGTGTCAAAGGGGCCTATTATTACGTGCCCACGCCTCCTTTGCTGCTGGTCGGCTTCTGGTACCTGGCCTGCTGGGGGCTGGGCGCTTTTACCGGAGCCACCCCCTGGCGGGAAAGATGGCCGGGCGCGGCGGCGCTGGTGGGCGGGTCGAGGCGGCGTACTTTGGGAATGCTGGGGGTAGGCCTTTCCCTTGTTTTTGCTTTCCTGATCTGGCCCACCCAACCCTCCGGCCGGGACCACCTTGAGGTGCACTTCCTGGACGTGGGGCAGGGCGACTGCACGCTGATTCGGACCGGTACCGGTGCGACCGTCCTGGTCGACGCCGGCGGCTGGCGGGGGGAGGTGGCCGGTGAACCCGGAGCCGGGGAGAAAGTGGTGGTGCCCTACCTCCGGCGGATCGGAGTGTATGAGATTAATATCCTGGTGATCACCCACCCCCACGACGATCACGCCGGCGGGGTCCGGGCGGTTGCCGACAAGCTCAAAGTGCGCAACGTCGTGGTGGCTCCCGACGGTGGGCGCGAGGAACTCAATCCGGCTTATCCGAAGTTGATCGAGGAGTTAAAACAGGCCGACATTCCGGTGTTCCAGGTCTGGGCCGGGGATTGCCTGCGGGTGGACCAGCGGACTATTCTGAAGGTGCTTGCGCCCGTCTTTCCCCTGCTTTCCGGCACCCGGAGCGATTTAAACAATAACTCGGTGGTCTTGAGGCTGGACCACGGGGCCAGGAGTTTTCTATTCGCCGGTGACGTGGAGCAGGAGGGTCAGGCGCGCCTGACCCTGGGGCAGGAGGTCCGGGCGGACGTGCTGAAAGTGCCGCACCACGGCAGCGGCGCCTTCACACCGGATTTCTTTCGGGCCGTCCGGCCGTCCGTGGCGGTGATCACGGTCGGCCGGGCGAATCCGTTCGGCCACCCCCATCCCCGCACCCTTGAAGCACTTCAGGATTTGGGTGCCGAGGTTTACCGCACCGATCTGGACGGCGCGGTGATCGTCAGGACGGACGGACATTCCCTGGAGATTGAGACCGGCCGGGAGCGGAAAGACTTGAGGCCCGCCGCTTAG
- the holA gene encoding DNA polymerase III subunit delta: MEYYLEFVREVEEGRIPPVYLFYGDEVFLHRQAIARLKSALLTGGAEAFNLSEIDGEEAGPEEVVRAARLVPVLAVFRLVVVRNAPYFDQKPGLGSELLEAYLDAPSSSTCLVLQKAGPVDRRKKLYQLVTRRGRAVDFTPLSPGDAARWVSREAKKSGIVFTREAMDRFLSSVPGGLQGVAVELEKVLTYVGGRDRVTVEDVAVLVPLRREETIFQVVDAVGEGRFEDAIEGIQALTAAGESPLGILAMLARQFRLLLCAPDLAASGLTVPDIAARLQTKPFVINKALVQSRNYRPRQLAAACAALLEIDADVKTGRRDFLPALSNFFLLDYRQ; the protein is encoded by the coding sequence ATGGAGTACTACCTGGAGTTTGTGCGGGAAGTGGAAGAGGGGCGGATTCCCCCGGTCTATCTGTTTTACGGGGACGAGGTGTTTTTGCACCGCCAGGCGATCGCGCGGCTGAAGTCGGCCCTGCTCACGGGCGGAGCCGAGGCCTTCAACCTTTCCGAAATCGACGGAGAGGAGGCGGGGCCGGAGGAAGTGGTGCGGGCCGCCCGCTTGGTGCCGGTGCTGGCGGTCTTCCGGCTGGTGGTGGTGCGCAACGCACCCTACTTCGACCAGAAACCCGGGCTGGGGAGCGAGTTGCTGGAGGCCTACCTCGACGCCCCCTCGTCCTCGACATGTCTCGTGCTGCAAAAAGCCGGTCCGGTGGACCGGCGGAAGAAGCTTTACCAATTGGTCACCCGCCGCGGCCGGGCCGTAGATTTCACGCCGCTCTCCCCCGGGGACGCGGCCCGCTGGGTGAGCCGGGAAGCGAAGAAATCGGGAATTGTCTTCACCCGGGAAGCCATGGACCGGTTTCTCTCTTCGGTTCCGGGGGGGCTGCAGGGTGTGGCCGTGGAGCTGGAAAAGGTGCTGACCTACGTGGGCGGAAGGGACCGGGTGACCGTTGAGGACGTTGCGGTTCTGGTACCCCTGCGGCGCGAGGAGACCATCTTTCAGGTGGTCGACGCGGTCGGCGAGGGGCGTTTTGAGGACGCCATCGAGGGGATTCAGGCCTTGACCGCCGCCGGTGAGTCACCCCTCGGCATCCTGGCCATGCTCGCCCGCCAGTTTCGCCTGTTGCTCTGCGCGCCCGACCTGGCCGCGTCCGGGCTCACGGTGCCCGACATCGCCGCCCGCCTGCAGACCAAACCTTTTGTGATTAACAAAGCGCTGGTCCAGTCCCGAAATTATCGCCCCCGTCAGCTGGCCGCGGCGTGCGCGGCTCTTCTGGAAATCGATGCCGACGTCAAGACCGGCCGCCGGGACTTCCTCCCGGCCCTTTCGAACTTCTTCCTCCTGGACTATCGCCAATAA
- the rpsT gene encoding 30S ribosomal protein S20: MAHSRSAKKRIETTRKRTEQNKRAKSALKTAIRRFEEAVQGDEREQVREKLQKALVSIDKGVSKGILHKNTAARRKSRLTKKFNSTTG; this comes from the coding sequence GTGGCGCACAGCCGTTCAGCCAAGAAACGAATTGAGACCACCCGCAAGCGCACCGAGCAGAACAAGAGGGCCAAGTCCGCCCTGAAGACGGCGATCAGGCGTTTCGAAGAAGCGGTGCAGGGGGATGAACGGGAACAGGTCCGCGAGAAGCTGCAGAAGGCGCTTGTCTCCATTGATAAAGGGGTATCCAAAGGCATCCTGCACAAGAATACCGCCGCGCGCCGGAAGTCGCGCCTGACCAAGAAGTTTAACAGCACCACCGGCTAA
- a CDS encoding phage holin family protein — protein sequence MAENKVRSQWIGLIVRFVVSAIVLLLLSWLVPGFVVAGGFFGALIAAAVIAILGWLAETVLGDRISPQSRGLVGFVVAAVVIYLAQFIIPGLLTVNIIGALIAAFVIGIIDAFVPTVLR from the coding sequence ATGGCTGAAAACAAGGTTCGTTCCCAGTGGATCGGGCTGATCGTCCGTTTCGTGGTTTCGGCAATCGTTCTTCTCCTGTTGAGTTGGCTGGTTCCCGGCTTCGTTGTCGCCGGCGGTTTCTTTGGAGCGCTGATTGCCGCCGCGGTCATCGCCATTCTCGGCTGGCTGGCTGAAACGGTGCTGGGCGACCGGATTTCGCCCCAGAGCCGGGGCCTGGTCGGCTTCGTCGTGGCGGCCGTGGTGATCTACCTGGCCCAGTTCATCATCCCGGGCCTTTTGACGGTGAACATCATCGGCGCCCTGATCGCGGCCTTCGTCATCGGCATTATTGACGCTTTTGTGCCTACAGTCCTGCGCTAG
- a CDS encoding stage II sporulation protein P encodes MRRTVSVLLFGLLLVWIWVFPGAMNLAGAGTGAFLEWSTREPQKVVNTVLPGWMGVSPVDPGGMAAGVLERVARADLRDPGRMIARQMSLPAGTRTPGPVSTVVSLPPVEVSKGARGVSGRAGAVTVGIYHTHTGETYELTDGVERFDEKPGAVVEVGRALKRALQERHGLGVAHSETRHDVPYSRSYLESEETARRMVEEHPGLKMLIDLHRDSLKDRAHSVTEIGGQEVATILLVVGSDARRPFPDWEKNYELARAVAAKSQELYPGLCVGVRVKEGRYNQFLHPGALLVEVGSVANYTEEALRTAEVLADILAAVLADIPEDQE; translated from the coding sequence TTGCGCCGGACAGTCAGTGTACTCCTTTTCGGTCTTCTGCTGGTTTGGATCTGGGTGTTCCCCGGAGCAATGAACCTGGCCGGGGCCGGGACCGGGGCCTTCCTGGAATGGAGCACCCGTGAACCGCAAAAGGTCGTGAACACGGTTCTGCCGGGCTGGATGGGCGTTTCCCCGGTTGATCCGGGCGGAATGGCCGCCGGGGTCTTGGAGCGGGTGGCCCGGGCCGACCTGAGGGATCCCGGGCGGATGATCGCCCGCCAGATGTCGTTGCCCGCCGGGACCCGCACTCCTGGGCCTGTTTCCACGGTGGTGTCCTTGCCTCCGGTGGAGGTTTCCAAGGGGGCGAGAGGCGTTTCCGGGCGGGCCGGGGCGGTGACGGTGGGAATCTACCACACGCACACCGGCGAAACCTACGAATTAACCGACGGGGTGGAACGGTTCGACGAGAAGCCCGGGGCCGTGGTGGAAGTCGGGAGGGCGCTGAAGAGGGCGCTCCAGGAAAGGCACGGCCTCGGGGTGGCCCATTCGGAGACGAGGCACGACGTGCCCTACAGCCGTTCCTACCTTGAATCGGAAGAGACCGCGCGCCGGATGGTCGAGGAGCACCCCGGGCTCAAGATGCTGATCGACCTGCACCGGGACAGCCTCAAAGACCGGGCGCATTCGGTGACCGAGATCGGAGGCCAGGAGGTGGCCACGATCCTCCTGGTCGTCGGTTCGGACGCGCGCCGGCCGTTTCCCGATTGGGAAAAGAACTACGAACTCGCCCGGGCCGTCGCCGCCAAGTCCCAGGAGCTGTACCCGGGCCTTTGCGTGGGGGTGAGAGTCAAGGAGGGGCGATATAACCAGTTTCTCCATCCGGGAGCGCTGCTCGTGGAGGTCGGCAGTGTGGCGAACTACACGGAAGAAGCCCTGCGCACCGCCGAAGTCCTGGCCGACATCCTGGCGGCGGTCCTGGCGGATATCCCGGAAGACCAGGAGTAG
- a CDS encoding glycosyltransferase, with translation MKVVIGSESFYPNISGVAVTTMNLASHLAGRGYEVTIIAPSPGRRSYREQLAEGLAVERISSFPNPFRKGFRVTFFPRALVGQILDRCSPDVIHLQDPTSIGCALLSEAEKRGIPVVISHHFTIDYVLAYLRFLKPFHGPLRRWLTRRTNRFYNSCRYVITPSKTVKNQLESAGLKTRIKVVSNGVDLNRFFAYEPPSGIRAALHLPNHPIVLYVGRIDPEKSLDTLIRAVPIVLARHRAHFVLCGGGNLLEALRKRLRQERLTDSVTLLGPLDHDSELLPRIYQLAACFVIPSGMETQSIVTLEAMASGLPVVAARAAALPELVADGDNGLLFRFGDEQDLAAKINLLLEDEEMRRLMGRRSLENVVRHELQQNLARIEVVYDELVEKVSG, from the coding sequence ATGAAGGTTGTTATCGGATCGGAATCATTTTATCCGAACATTTCCGGCGTGGCCGTCACCACGATGAATCTTGCCTCCCACCTGGCAGGCAGAGGGTACGAAGTGACGATTATTGCTCCTTCTCCCGGCCGCCGGAGCTACCGGGAACAGTTGGCGGAGGGCTTGGCGGTCGAGCGGATCAGTTCCTTCCCCAATCCCTTTCGTAAGGGCTTCCGGGTCACCTTTTTCCCGCGTGCCCTGGTGGGGCAAATCCTGGATCGGTGTTCTCCGGATGTCATTCACCTTCAGGATCCCACGTCCATCGGGTGCGCCTTGTTGAGCGAAGCCGAAAAAAGAGGCATTCCCGTGGTGATCAGCCATCATTTCACGATTGATTACGTTTTGGCCTACCTTCGGTTTCTGAAACCGTTCCATGGTCCCCTGCGCCGGTGGCTAACGAGAAGAACGAACAGGTTCTACAATTCCTGCCGGTACGTAATCACTCCCAGTAAGACGGTGAAAAACCAGTTGGAATCGGCGGGATTGAAAACCCGGATCAAGGTCGTTTCAAACGGCGTGGACCTCAACCGCTTCTTTGCGTACGAACCGCCGTCCGGCATACGGGCGGCGCTCCATCTGCCCAACCATCCGATAGTGCTCTACGTGGGGCGGATAGACCCGGAGAAAAGCCTGGACACGCTGATTAGGGCCGTACCCATCGTGCTGGCCCGGCACAGAGCCCACTTTGTGCTCTGTGGGGGCGGTAATCTCTTGGAAGCGCTCAGGAAGCGGCTTAGACAGGAAAGGCTCACCGACAGCGTCACTCTGCTGGGGCCTTTGGACCACGACAGTGAACTCCTGCCCCGGATATACCAGTTGGCGGCCTGTTTCGTAATCCCGTCCGGGATGGAAACCCAGAGTATCGTCACCCTGGAGGCGATGGCTTCCGGACTGCCGGTTGTCGCCGCGCGGGCCGCGGCCCTGCCGGAGCTGGTCGCCGATGGTGACAACGGGCTTCTGTTCCGTTTCGGAGACGAACAGGATCTGGCGGCCAAGATCAATCTGCTCCTGGAGGACGAGGAGATGCGGCGGCTGATGGGCCGGCGCAGCCTGGAAAATGTGGTGCGGCACGAACTGCAGCAAAATCTGGCCCGGATCGAGGTTGTCTATGATGAACTGGTGGAAAAAGTATCGGGGTAA